A genomic stretch from Candidatus Nitrososphaera gargensis Ga9.2 includes:
- a CDS encoding DNA-3-methyladenine glycosylase: MPSEPVVDWDSIIHKNIRSSDGQPAGNVVAIEGDTILIESQGDPVHGAIPKSLVARFNGA; encoded by the coding sequence ATGCCAAGCGAGCCAGTAGTTGACTGGGACAGCATAATCCACAAAAATATAAGATCCTCTGACGGGCAACCTGCCGGAAATGTCGTGGCAATAGAAGGCGATACGATTTTGATCGAATCGCAAGGAGATCCGGTTCATGGCGCAATACCAAAATCCCTTGTGGCCCGATTTAATGGAGCATAA
- a CDS encoding winged helix-turn-helix domain-containing protein: protein MVHAHRDRIYMRMDIILQLSQRGELNQSQLMSSCRLNNVQHKPIIDELVEKGLIIRFEEPWGEQNRIIKYKVSEKGREIAKKIFEPYELLFPRSEDKK, encoded by the coding sequence TTGGTACACGCACACAGAGATAGAATTTACATGAGAATGGACATCATATTGCAACTAAGCCAGCGCGGAGAGCTCAACCAGAGCCAGCTCATGAGCTCCTGCCGCCTGAACAATGTCCAACACAAGCCCATAATCGATGAGCTGGTGGAAAAGGGGCTGATAATCAGGTTTGAAGAGCCGTGGGGAGAGCAGAACAGGATAATCAAGTACAAGGTTTCAGAAAAGGGGAGAGAGATTGCAAAGAAAATATTCGAACCATATGAACTCCTGTTTCCAAGGAGTGAAGACAAGAAATGA
- a CDS encoding cupredoxin domain-containing protein has translation MVKKNVVVIASVVIAGAIVATYVLSGSMNMGVEGSGNRQEPVTPIPENSTVVKIVANAGSNSFSPNPAEVKVGETVTWVNDDSGGHTVTSKDGVFDSGMIGKGQSFSFTFDKAGEYQYFCEPHPNMVGTVVVTES, from the coding sequence ATGGTCAAGAAAAATGTCGTAGTGATTGCATCAGTTGTGATAGCTGGTGCTATCGTGGCTACGTACGTTCTATCAGGCAGCATGAATATGGGGGTTGAAGGGTCTGGAAATAGGCAAGAGCCTGTTACCCCAATCCCCGAAAATTCAACAGTAGTGAAAATAGTCGCCAACGCCGGAAGCAACTCGTTCAGCCCGAATCCTGCAGAGGTCAAGGTCGGCGAGACCGTAACGTGGGTAAACGATGACTCTGGTGGACATACTGTAACTTCAAAGGATGGCGTTTTTGATTCCGGCATGATAGGAAAGGGACAGTCATTTAGCTTCACCTTTGACAAAGCAGGCGAATACCAGTACTTTTGCGAGCCCCATCCAAACATGGTAGGCACTGTGGTGGTGACAGAAAGCTAA